A region of Paenibacillus thiaminolyticus DNA encodes the following proteins:
- the cmpA gene encoding cortex morphogenetic protein CmpA — MPQWLCNQLMRAFHKKDRRQIKLLNECWFFYRSKQRVHP, encoded by the coding sequence ATGCCGCAATGGTTATGCAACCAGCTGATGCGGGCCTTTCACAAGAAAGACCGCCGCCAGATCAAGCTGTTGAACGAGTGCTGGTTTTTTTATCGTTCGAAGCAGCGCGTTCATCCGTAA
- a CDS encoding uroporphyrinogen-III synthase, with protein MAKLEGKTIVITGPRKAEEMSALVRKQGGTPWVRPMQGTMLEGFERLEAEVDRLLEAPVSLAVWTTGMGLDRLVEAAREAGKEEAFLRKMTEMKHAARGYKTVNALKRIGIAPAVRDDDGSTAGLLRSLDASGTGLAGRLVSLQLHGDPAPALVQYFKQAGADTMELMPYRHTPPPEDVLRQLAGELLAGEVDAVAMTSAPQARFLFDYAKRNGLTERLLEVFANRTWMAAVGKVTAAAIAEAGVQRIMIPEEERMGALIVELSKHFGKESGAAE; from the coding sequence ATGGCTAAGCTGGAAGGGAAGACGATTGTCATCACGGGGCCTCGCAAGGCGGAAGAAATGTCCGCGCTCGTGCGCAAGCAGGGCGGGACGCCTTGGGTGAGACCAATGCAAGGAACGATGCTCGAGGGCTTCGAGCGGCTGGAGGCGGAAGTCGACAGGCTGCTGGAGGCTCCGGTGTCGCTGGCCGTCTGGACGACGGGCATGGGCTTGGACAGGCTGGTGGAAGCGGCCCGCGAAGCAGGCAAGGAGGAGGCGTTCCTCCGCAAGATGACGGAGATGAAGCACGCGGCCCGCGGATACAAGACGGTAAATGCGCTGAAGCGAATCGGCATCGCCCCTGCCGTCCGGGATGATGACGGCTCGACAGCCGGCCTGCTGCGCTCGCTTGACGCCAGCGGGACCGGCCTGGCCGGGCGGCTCGTCTCGCTCCAGCTGCACGGCGATCCGGCGCCGGCGCTTGTGCAGTACTTCAAGCAAGCCGGAGCCGATACAATGGAGCTGATGCCTTACCGCCATACGCCGCCGCCGGAGGATGTGCTGCGTCAGCTTGCGGGCGAGCTGCTCGCCGGGGAAGTGGATGCCGTCGCGATGACAAGCGCTCCGCAGGCACGCTTCCTGTTCGACTACGCGAAGCGGAACGGATTGACCGAGCGGCTCCTGGAGGTGTTCGCCAACCGGACATGGATGGCCGCAGTCGGCAAAGTAACGGCAGCTGCCATCGCTGAGGCAGGGGTACAGCGGATCATGATCCCCGAGGAGGAGCGGATGGGCGCGCTTATCGTGGAGCTGTCCAAGCATTTCGGGAAGGAGAGCGGGGCGGCAGAGTAG
- a CDS encoding hydrolase/acyltransferase, translating to MAKMRYILFQLGSDWEFVEMPAEYAYQLSALNLRLHKEISKLTAERVPKLPVAIAECEQLDLLQEEARAVNGLEYMNRLEQSFAGIQEDHYPLIALLTEIRALQAQMEQWYEEEAEAAGIQ from the coding sequence ATGGCGAAGATGCGCTATATTCTGTTTCAACTGGGAAGCGACTGGGAATTCGTCGAGATGCCTGCCGAATACGCCTACCAACTGAGTGCGCTGAATCTGCGCTTGCATAAGGAAATCAGTAAGCTGACAGCGGAACGGGTGCCGAAGCTGCCCGTGGCGATCGCGGAATGCGAGCAGCTGGATCTGCTGCAGGAAGAGGCGCGCGCGGTCAATGGACTGGAATACATGAACCGGCTGGAACAGTCCTTCGCCGGGATTCAAGAGGATCATTATCCCCTCATCGCGCTGCTGACGGAGATACGGGCCCTGCAGGCCCAGATGGAGCAATGGTACGAAGAGGAGGCCGAAGCTGCCGGCATCCAGTAA
- a CDS encoding M60 family metallopeptidase, which yields MLNKKLSGIRAIWSMTLALSLLQPALQIHAEPASSGQQFSSSVNATAPSYSQHDLDVLSRDLDGIPLDGNSYNGGVAAFGEHAFAVAADPRSTSIMAAARYGQGRIAAIGGEAYFKLTEPDSSGNAIIARNILNWITEDLPLSYEQARAGQGRIAVITKTSDFAARPDLPIDITHVDRWTATDENGKTLLNPDAFPVAFIDYTYVEEEEVQPLLDYIQEGGRLVFAAKGWVFEQYPSVSKGTVQAPASLASDYPLQRLLNTAGLSLMNNQATTWDGSAPFLNLSQAAHYDANHIMAEAKAIEAGTKTIGEAAIGFPDSDGKAKMNIITLTLGSTLGSLSPASPVYAQVQEDAAKLGGMTLPVEPPAKPYSASLLPALMERLLRDPSGAKSPFADAFPGKAEAGAPEVANKRIWVDLDYSTYSYLRQFYVPQNWISTGVYAEAGKPITIDVPEGTTNLDVQIGAHTDNLSSLSLDNWKRAPVITKRETLSPGRNTITSPYGGLIYLIPTQPNPGTAVTVNLNGGVQAPYYIKGTTKLKDWQDTIRHYGSPWAELQTDRVILTLPSEYVRNLDHPDEVLKLWDDMLTEYDKLVGTAPNRSLPHRSISLPYRYVGDIQISAGFMHAGYPIMFFNDPSAIDAVTVDGIKTLDGWGWWHETGHEYQQNAWTWGKVTEVTVNIFSLYIQDHFGNPSRLLQKRSDGTTIYDTAFKYIETTNADKNFNDDNQADVWTRLVMFRQLQLAYGWDLYTKLNHDVREMPADLLPKTDQERIDLFVTKASQLSGNNLLEFFDKWGLKYSASAKSKVEAMKLPRPKKTIWTLKDKEK from the coding sequence ATGTTGAATAAAAAGCTATCCGGTATCCGCGCGATCTGGTCAATGACTCTCGCTTTATCCCTGCTGCAGCCTGCCCTCCAAATCCATGCCGAGCCTGCCTCATCTGGGCAGCAGTTCTCTTCTTCCGTAAATGCAACTGCACCATCCTACTCCCAGCATGATCTCGACGTGCTCAGCCGTGATCTGGACGGCATTCCTCTGGACGGCAATTCCTATAACGGCGGCGTGGCCGCATTCGGGGAGCATGCCTTCGCCGTTGCTGCCGATCCGCGCTCAACCTCGATTATGGCCGCGGCCCGCTACGGCCAAGGCCGCATCGCCGCAATTGGCGGAGAGGCATACTTCAAGCTTACCGAGCCCGATTCGAGCGGAAATGCGATCATCGCCCGCAACATATTGAACTGGATTACGGAAGATTTACCGCTCAGCTATGAACAAGCCCGCGCGGGACAAGGCCGTATTGCCGTCATTACGAAGACTTCGGATTTCGCCGCCCGTCCGGATCTGCCTATCGATATTACCCATGTCGACCGATGGACGGCCACAGATGAGAACGGCAAGACTCTGCTTAATCCCGATGCATTTCCGGTTGCCTTTATCGACTATACCTATGTGGAGGAAGAGGAAGTGCAGCCGCTGCTGGACTACATACAGGAAGGCGGCCGCCTCGTCTTCGCCGCCAAGGGCTGGGTATTCGAGCAGTATCCATCCGTCTCGAAGGGCACCGTTCAAGCCCCTGCATCCCTCGCATCCGATTATCCGCTGCAGCGCCTCCTGAATACGGCGGGCTTGTCGCTCATGAACAACCAGGCCACGACATGGGATGGTTCGGCGCCGTTCCTGAATCTGTCCCAGGCCGCTCACTATGACGCGAACCATATTATGGCCGAAGCCAAAGCGATTGAAGCCGGAACGAAAACAATCGGCGAAGCCGCCATCGGGTTCCCCGATTCCGACGGCAAGGCCAAAATGAATATCATCACCCTGACATTGGGCTCGACGCTCGGCTCCCTGTCTCCGGCAAGCCCGGTATATGCCCAGGTCCAGGAGGATGCGGCCAAACTGGGCGGCATGACGCTGCCTGTCGAGCCTCCCGCCAAGCCATACAGTGCATCTCTGCTGCCTGCCCTGATGGAACGGCTTCTTCGCGATCCGTCCGGCGCCAAATCGCCTTTCGCGGATGCGTTCCCAGGGAAAGCCGAAGCCGGCGCTCCGGAAGTAGCCAACAAGCGCATTTGGGTTGATTTAGACTATTCCACCTACTCCTACCTGCGCCAATTCTACGTGCCTCAGAACTGGATCAGCACCGGCGTGTACGCAGAAGCGGGCAAGCCGATTACGATCGATGTCCCGGAAGGGACCACGAATCTGGATGTCCAGATTGGGGCTCATACCGACAACCTGAGCAGCTTGTCGCTGGACAACTGGAAGCGCGCCCCGGTTATTACGAAGCGGGAAACATTGTCTCCGGGAAGAAATACGATTACAAGCCCTTATGGAGGCCTCATCTATTTGATTCCGACACAGCCGAATCCAGGAACTGCCGTCACGGTCAATCTGAACGGCGGCGTTCAAGCCCCCTATTACATTAAAGGCACGACAAAGCTGAAGGATTGGCAGGATACGATTCGCCATTACGGGTCGCCTTGGGCCGAGCTTCAAACCGATCGAGTCATTTTGACCCTTCCTTCGGAGTACGTCCGCAATCTCGATCATCCGGATGAAGTGCTGAAGCTGTGGGACGACATGCTGACCGAATATGACAAGCTCGTCGGCACGGCGCCGAACCGAAGCTTGCCTCATCGAAGCATCTCCCTGCCTTACCGCTATGTGGGAGACATCCAGATCAGCGCCGGCTTCATGCATGCCGGATACCCGATCATGTTCTTCAACGATCCGTCCGCCATCGATGCGGTTACCGTGGATGGCATCAAAACACTGGACGGATGGGGTTGGTGGCATGAGACGGGCCATGAATATCAGCAAAATGCCTGGACCTGGGGCAAGGTGACGGAAGTAACCGTTAACATTTTCTCCCTGTACATTCAGGATCACTTCGGCAATCCGTCACGCCTGCTGCAGAAGCGCTCCGACGGCACGACCATCTATGACACGGCCTTCAAATACATCGAGACGACAAATGCGGACAAAAACTTCAATGATGACAATCAGGCAGATGTCTGGACGCGTCTTGTCATGTTCCGCCAGCTTCAGCTCGCTTACGGCTGGGATCTGTACACAAAGCTGAACCATGACGTTCGCGAGATGCCTGCCGATCTGCTGCCGAAGACCGATCAAGAACGCATCGATTTGTTCGTGACGAAGGCGTCGCAACTGAGCGGAAATAACTTGCTGGAGTTTTTCGACAAATGGGGCCTAAAATATTCCGCTTCCGCCAAGAGCAAGGTCGAGGCAATGAAATTGCCCAGGCCAAAAAAAACGATCTGGACATTGAAGGACAAGGAAAAATGA
- a CDS encoding Tex family protein: MTVRDETKEVQALDAAIDQMKTSEPERLLHQLTSELSLGRGQVQRTIELLDEGNTIPFIARYRKEMTGELDETQLRTLEERLGYLRGLEERKREVLRLINEQGKLTEPLLESIVHAAKLQEVEDLYRPYRQKRKTRASVAKERGLEPLAQWILSMPRQGDPLQEASAYVNEEKGVKAAEDALQGAQDIIAEMLGDDPDIRAWVRRYTMDQGVIRTEAKDKEQESVYEMYYEYSEPVKRLPSHRILAINRGEREDILKVALDVPVDKIVAYMSKRTIRGVSVVNDLLQATIEDAYKRLIAPSIEREVRGELTEKAEEQAIQVFAQNLRSLLLQPPVRGQTVLGVDPAFRTGCKLAVVDDTGKLLEVAVTYPTAPHHKTAEAVKTFNRLADSYRVGLVVIGNGTASRETEQFVADWIQSRPDLKLHYAIVSEAGASVYSASKLAAEEFPSLDVAERSAVSIARRLQDPLAELVKIDPKAIGVGQYQHDVAQKRLEESLGAVVESAVNHVGVDVNTASPSLLSYVSGINATLAKNIVKHREENGKFTERKQLSKVARLGPKAFQQCVGFLRIPDGAHPLDNTPIHPESYPVVDRLFAELGVRPDKIGTPDLAESLRKVDVNGYAERLEVGVPTLKDIIGSLLRPGRDPREELPPVVFRTDVLQIEDLKPGMELKGTVRNVIDFGAFVDIGIKNDGLVHISQLSDRYVKHPLDVVSVGDNVTVWVLSVDVKKGRVGLTMKRSSVDNMQ, from the coding sequence ATGACCGTACGTGACGAAACGAAGGAAGTTCAAGCATTAGACGCGGCAATTGACCAGATGAAGACAAGCGAACCGGAGCGTCTCCTTCATCAGCTTACCTCGGAATTGTCTCTTGGACGCGGACAAGTCCAACGAACGATCGAGCTGTTGGACGAAGGGAACACGATCCCGTTCATCGCCCGGTACCGCAAGGAGATGACCGGCGAGCTGGATGAGACGCAGCTCCGGACGCTCGAGGAGCGGCTCGGTTATTTGCGGGGTCTGGAGGAACGGAAGCGCGAGGTGCTCCGGCTCATCAACGAACAGGGCAAGCTGACAGAGCCGCTGCTGGAGTCGATTGTCCATGCCGCGAAGCTGCAGGAAGTGGAAGATTTATACCGCCCTTACCGGCAGAAGCGCAAGACGCGCGCCAGCGTGGCGAAGGAACGCGGGCTCGAGCCGCTGGCCCAGTGGATTCTCTCCATGCCGAGGCAGGGCGATCCGCTGCAAGAGGCGTCCGCGTATGTAAATGAAGAGAAGGGCGTTAAGGCTGCGGAGGATGCGCTGCAGGGCGCCCAGGACATTATCGCGGAGATGCTGGGTGACGATCCGGATATACGCGCTTGGGTACGCCGGTATACGATGGATCAGGGTGTCATTCGCACCGAAGCGAAGGATAAAGAGCAGGAATCGGTCTATGAGATGTACTATGAATATTCGGAGCCGGTCAAGCGGCTGCCGTCCCACCGGATTCTGGCGATTAACCGGGGGGAGAGAGAGGACATCCTGAAGGTGGCGCTCGATGTTCCCGTGGACAAGATCGTAGCGTATATGAGCAAGCGCACGATCCGGGGCGTTTCGGTCGTGAACGATCTGCTGCAAGCCACAATCGAGGATGCTTATAAGCGCCTGATCGCGCCTTCGATTGAGCGGGAAGTGCGTGGGGAACTGACGGAGAAGGCGGAGGAACAGGCTATTCAAGTTTTCGCGCAAAATCTGCGCAGCCTGCTGCTGCAGCCGCCGGTACGGGGACAAACCGTGCTTGGCGTCGACCCGGCTTTCCGGACCGGCTGCAAGCTGGCGGTGGTCGACGACACGGGCAAGCTCCTGGAGGTGGCCGTCACGTATCCGACCGCCCCGCATCATAAGACGGCGGAAGCCGTTAAGACATTCAACCGGCTCGCGGATTCCTATCGCGTCGGACTGGTCGTCATCGGCAACGGCACGGCTTCGCGCGAGACCGAGCAGTTCGTGGCCGACTGGATTCAATCCCGTCCGGACTTGAAGCTTCATTACGCGATTGTCAGCGAGGCAGGGGCGAGCGTCTATTCGGCTTCGAAGCTGGCGGCCGAGGAGTTCCCGAGCCTCGATGTAGCGGAGCGGAGTGCCGTCTCGATTGCCCGCAGGCTCCAGGATCCGCTCGCCGAGCTGGTGAAAATCGACCCGAAAGCGATCGGCGTCGGACAGTACCAGCACGATGTCGCACAGAAGCGTCTGGAGGAGAGTCTGGGTGCCGTCGTGGAGTCTGCGGTCAACCACGTTGGGGTCGACGTCAATACGGCTTCCCCGTCGCTATTGTCCTATGTATCGGGCATCAATGCGACGCTGGCCAAAAATATTGTCAAGCACCGCGAGGAGAACGGCAAATTCACCGAGCGCAAGCAGCTGTCCAAGGTCGCCCGCCTCGGACCGAAGGCGTTCCAGCAATGCGTCGGATTCCTTCGCATACCGGATGGCGCGCATCCGCTGGACAATACGCCGATTCACCCGGAATCGTATCCGGTAGTCGACCGGCTGTTCGCGGAGCTTGGGGTCCGTCCCGACAAGATCGGCACGCCAGATCTGGCTGAGAGTCTGCGGAAGGTGGACGTGAACGGCTATGCGGAACGGCTGGAAGTGGGCGTCCCGACCTTGAAGGATATTATCGGCAGCTTGCTCCGTCCGGGCCGTGACCCGCGGGAGGAACTGCCTCCGGTCGTATTCCGCACGGACGTGCTTCAGATTGAAGATTTGAAGCCGGGCATGGAGCTGAAGGGAACAGTCCGCAACGTGATTGACTTCGGCGCCTTCGTCGATATCGGCATCAAAAACGACGGCCTCGTGCATATCTCGCAGTTGAGCGATCGGTATGTGAAGCATCCGCTCGATGTCGTCTCCGTCGGGGACAATGTCACGGTATGGGTACTGTCCGTCGATGTGAAAAAAGGCCGCGTTGGCTTGACGATGAAGCGATCCAGCGTCGATAACATGCAATAG
- a CDS encoding SprT family protein, which yields MTYTNQSLQQWVETVSLRDFGKPFRHQARYNGRLKSTGGRYLLASHHIEINPKQLEAFGEVEVERIIKHELCHYHLHLEGRGYRHRDREFKELLQAVGGSRYCRSLPGAEGKRRLPYRYRLECIECRHTYLRKRRVDVTKYVCGRCRGKLRLVPVRTETGRKDNG from the coding sequence ATGACCTATACGAATCAGTCGCTGCAGCAATGGGTGGAGACGGTGTCTTTGCGGGACTTCGGCAAGCCGTTCCGGCATCAAGCGCGCTATAACGGACGGCTGAAGTCGACAGGAGGCCGCTATCTGCTGGCTTCGCATCATATCGAGATCAATCCGAAGCAGCTGGAGGCCTTCGGCGAGGTGGAAGTCGAACGGATCATCAAGCATGAGCTGTGTCATTACCATCTTCATCTGGAAGGAAGAGGCTACCGGCACCGCGACCGTGAATTCAAGGAGCTGCTCCAGGCCGTGGGAGGCTCGCGCTACTGCCGTTCCTTGCCCGGCGCGGAGGGGAAGCGCAGGCTGCCTTACCGCTACCGCCTGGAGTGCATCGAGTGCCGCCACACCTATCTCCGCAAGCGGAGAGTGGATGTGACGAAATATGTGTGCGGGCGCTGCCGCGGCAAGCTTCGGCTCGTTCCGGTCCGCACAGAGACGGGGAGGAAGGATAATGGCTAA
- a CDS encoding helix-turn-helix domain-containing protein produces MMNAKRWFYRLLFSYMPVFIIVVSFLFFVFFQTLSEQSRNDAMRTNASLLLQTLRAADASLKAIDQTLVSEVVNSLELAQFFQQTTNDDVPLHMRIMKLMRRMSASYPLIDSIYLVRFQDGKVFSSSKEWSLEQYLDREFIAKHRNLKSTDYPWTGARPFKEFDFQEPKRVISLVRSVPNSGGSGGMVVVNVAAASVISMVKDWYGAELNSIRIMDGDAVDLLFDDTANPSGKSFKVVSNYMSPYTGWVYESGFRQDKGVLSADRWFNVWIIGGMALLLAAVAWIVYVTHRHYQPIAKLVNRVNEIAATPASKRSDTVRWDEFAVIESALDRMFAERDQSVEQGKKDALFLRNYTFRQWLDGTYEDHPLGTAQHIDVPLSSERPCLVAVLEIDNYAAFVEAYSKRDRFLLQYAAKSACQETAAQHGWSLWTDWLTGERLVMLWQPPEECDGEPVPLAEAERRLAAIVLDMLVWINGYLKWTATVGMGGTAPSIRVIPHALDQALRALNRKLTCGSNQVLIEEELRRDPPDLQPLARLLAHSLTGTAAEREARLSEWVERLRAGCLTREEVRHACRQWVPDVARRLKSTGEETPEADWLERLDSCLTLEELERTLRDRLERAAERLACADQERNVQLIGRVQAYVQEHFANPQMSLNLLGDTFDIAPKLLSKNFKEVTGEKFIDVLIGLRLEEAKRLLRQTELPVQTIAEQIGYGGAVSFSRVFKRMEGISPGEYRSSYSAAASADMAQ; encoded by the coding sequence ATGATGAATGCCAAGCGATGGTTCTACCGTCTGCTGTTCTCGTATATGCCCGTGTTCATCATCGTCGTCAGCTTCTTGTTCTTCGTCTTTTTCCAGACGCTGAGCGAACAGAGCCGGAATGACGCCATGCGCACCAATGCCTCGCTTCTGCTGCAGACGCTGCGCGCGGCCGATGCCTCGCTGAAAGCCATCGATCAGACGCTGGTCTCCGAAGTGGTGAACTCTCTGGAACTTGCCCAGTTTTTTCAACAAACGACGAATGATGACGTTCCGCTCCATATGCGAATCATGAAGCTGATGCGGCGAATGAGCGCCAGCTACCCGCTTATCGACTCGATTTACCTCGTTCGCTTCCAGGACGGCAAAGTGTTCAGCAGCAGCAAGGAATGGAGCCTGGAGCAGTATCTTGACCGGGAATTCATCGCGAAGCACCGGAATCTGAAGAGCACCGATTATCCCTGGACTGGAGCCCGGCCATTCAAGGAATTCGACTTCCAGGAACCGAAGCGCGTCATCTCGCTTGTGCGCAGCGTGCCGAATTCGGGCGGAAGCGGCGGGATGGTCGTTGTAAATGTCGCTGCCGCCTCGGTCATCTCGATGGTGAAGGACTGGTACGGAGCCGAATTGAACAGCATCCGCATCATGGATGGGGATGCTGTTGATCTGCTGTTTGATGATACCGCTAACCCTTCAGGCAAAAGCTTCAAGGTCGTCTCGAATTACATGTCTCCCTATACCGGTTGGGTATATGAGAGCGGGTTCCGCCAAGACAAGGGGGTGCTGTCCGCCGATCGGTGGTTCAATGTGTGGATTATCGGGGGAATGGCGCTTCTGCTCGCTGCGGTGGCCTGGATCGTCTATGTGACTCACCGGCATTATCAGCCGATCGCGAAGCTGGTGAACCGCGTGAACGAGATTGCCGCGACCCCGGCTTCGAAGCGGTCGGACACGGTCCGCTGGGATGAATTCGCCGTCATCGAATCGGCGCTGGATCGCATGTTCGCGGAGCGGGACCAGTCTGTCGAGCAGGGGAAGAAGGATGCGCTATTCCTGCGCAATTACACGTTCCGTCAGTGGCTGGATGGAACATATGAGGATCATCCGCTCGGAACGGCGCAGCATATTGATGTGCCGCTCTCGTCCGAACGGCCATGTCTCGTCGCCGTACTGGAGATCGACAATTACGCCGCCTTCGTCGAGGCGTATTCGAAGCGGGACCGGTTCCTGCTGCAATATGCGGCCAAGTCCGCATGCCAGGAGACCGCGGCTCAGCATGGCTGGTCCTTGTGGACGGACTGGCTGACCGGAGAGCGGTTGGTGATGCTGTGGCAGCCCCCGGAGGAGTGCGATGGGGAGCCGGTTCCGCTGGCCGAAGCCGAACGCCGGCTGGCGGCGATTGTACTGGATATGCTGGTGTGGATTAACGGCTATCTGAAATGGACGGCAACAGTAGGCATGGGCGGTACGGCGCCGTCGATCCGGGTGATCCCGCATGCGCTGGACCAAGCGCTGCGCGCCTTGAACCGGAAGCTGACCTGCGGCTCGAATCAGGTCTTGATCGAGGAGGAGCTGCGCCGGGACCCGCCGGATTTGCAGCCGTTGGCACGCTTGCTCGCCCACAGCCTGACGGGAACGGCCGCGGAACGCGAGGCCCGCCTGTCGGAATGGGTGGAACGGCTCCGCGCCGGGTGTCTGACCCGGGAGGAGGTTCGTCATGCCTGCCGCCAATGGGTGCCGGATGTGGCGCGCCGCTTGAAGAGCACGGGGGAAGAAACGCCGGAAGCTGACTGGTTGGAGCGCCTGGATTCGTGCTTGACGCTGGAGGAACTGGAGCGGACGCTGCGGGACAGGCTGGAGCGGGCGGCAGAGCGCCTGGCCTGCGCCGATCAGGAGCGCAACGTTCAGCTTATCGGCCGTGTGCAGGCCTATGTGCAGGAGCATTTCGCGAATCCGCAAATGTCGCTGAATCTGCTGGGCGATACGTTCGACATCGCGCCGAAGCTGCTGAGCAAGAACTTCAAGGAAGTAACGGGCGAGAAATTCATCGATGTCCTGATCGGGCTGCGGTTGGAAGAAGCGAAGCGGCTGCTGCGGCAGACCGAGCTGCCGGTGCAGACGATTGCGGAGCAGATCGGATATGGAGGGGCTGTCTCCTTCAGCCGGGTTTTCAAACGAATGGAAGGCATCTCTCCGGGGGAATACCGGAGCAGCTATAGCGCCGCCGCTTCGGCGGATATGGCGCAATAA